The following proteins come from a genomic window of Euzebyales bacterium:
- the glgP gene encoding alpha-glucan family phosphorylase — MIEALRTFQVRPSLPAELLPLHQLAANLRWVWDHQTRELFRWADPSLWEASGNPVTLLGALEPARISALAADRAFVAALTRQHSELEAYVRGPRWAADHDRTMPVVAYFSPEFGLTHVMQTYSGGLGVLAGDHLKAASDAGLTMIGVGLLYRHGYFNQFLDADGWQRERYPDLNPHSLPLRRLEVDGEPATVSVDLAGSQVACQIWKADVGRVPLLLLDTDLPRNAPADRDVTDRLYGGDTEHRLRQELVLGIGGVRALRLAIGMGEVLSTPELFHSNEGHAGFLQFERVRTLITDDGLAFDEAVEAARAGVLFTTHTPVPAGIDKFPADLMRRYLPAVAAACGVDVDRVLALGQHTPGAHEPFNMAVLGLRLSALANGVSQLHGTVSRRMFTSLWPDLPEEETPITSVTNGVHALTWIGPEMTGLYERHLAPDWPDNPQAWDRVDEITDDALWRARERARERMLGRLRRAVRAQAQRRGERAVALEWTEGIGDPGVLTIGFARRFAEYKRGTLLLRHPDRLRRLLLATDRPVQFVFAGKAHPRDDLGKDLIRQLVHFGGDPDLRTRLVFVEDYDMDIARALYSGVDVWLNTPRRPHEACGTSGQKAVLNGALHCSTLDGWWDEMYDGENGFAIGSDDDLGDVGHQDAADAQSLFDVIERGIVPLFYDRSDGPLPRRWLARVRRSLYTLGPQVLAARMVREYATELYVPLADRARDLAADNHRRARALAHWRARIDDAWSKLRVVGVTGDDSATSVGTGCDVEAVVDLGALRAAEVQVEVVHGTVNADGRIVDPVVETMTHVGTRDGAERYTAHFTCDHSGEYGYTVRVVPQHPDLLSSADTGRAVWATSDAVTAG, encoded by the coding sequence GTGATCGAAGCGCTGCGCACCTTCCAGGTGCGACCGTCCCTGCCAGCCGAGCTGCTGCCACTCCACCAGCTCGCGGCGAACCTGCGGTGGGTGTGGGACCACCAGACCCGGGAGCTGTTCCGCTGGGCCGATCCGTCCCTGTGGGAGGCGAGCGGCAACCCTGTCACCCTGCTCGGAGCGCTGGAGCCTGCGCGGATCTCGGCGTTGGCCGCCGACCGCGCGTTCGTCGCCGCCCTCACGCGCCAGCACAGCGAGCTCGAGGCCTATGTGCGGGGCCCACGGTGGGCCGCCGATCACGACCGGACGATGCCGGTCGTGGCCTACTTCTCGCCCGAGTTCGGCCTGACGCACGTCATGCAGACCTACTCGGGGGGCCTGGGCGTCCTGGCCGGCGATCACCTGAAGGCCGCCAGCGACGCGGGGCTGACGATGATCGGCGTCGGCCTGCTGTATCGCCACGGCTACTTCAACCAGTTCCTCGACGCCGACGGCTGGCAGCGCGAGCGCTACCCGGATCTCAACCCGCACTCGCTGCCGTTGCGCCGCCTCGAGGTCGACGGCGAGCCGGCGACGGTGTCGGTGGACCTCGCCGGTTCGCAGGTGGCGTGCCAGATCTGGAAGGCCGACGTCGGTCGCGTGCCGCTGCTGTTGCTCGACACCGACCTGCCGCGCAACGCCCCCGCTGACCGTGACGTCACCGATCGGCTCTACGGCGGTGACACCGAGCACCGGCTGCGCCAGGAGCTGGTCCTGGGCATCGGCGGCGTCCGGGCGCTGCGGCTGGCGATCGGGATGGGTGAGGTGCTGTCCACGCCCGAGCTGTTCCACTCCAACGAGGGTCACGCGGGGTTCCTGCAGTTCGAGCGTGTGCGGACCTTGATCACCGACGACGGGTTGGCGTTCGACGAGGCGGTCGAGGCCGCACGCGCCGGCGTGCTGTTCACCACCCACACCCCCGTGCCGGCGGGCATCGACAAGTTCCCGGCCGACCTGATGCGCCGGTACCTTCCCGCTGTCGCGGCGGCCTGCGGGGTCGACGTCGACCGTGTACTCGCCCTCGGCCAGCACACGCCGGGCGCGCACGAGCCGTTCAACATGGCGGTGCTCGGGCTGCGGTTGTCCGCGCTGGCCAACGGCGTGTCGCAGCTGCACGGGACCGTCTCGCGGCGCATGTTCACCTCGCTGTGGCCCGACCTGCCCGAGGAGGAGACGCCGATCACGTCGGTGACCAACGGCGTCCACGCGCTGACGTGGATCGGCCCGGAGATGACCGGGCTGTACGAGCGCCACCTCGCGCCCGACTGGCCCGACAACCCGCAGGCCTGGGACCGCGTCGACGAGATCACAGACGACGCGCTGTGGCGGGCCCGCGAGCGGGCGCGCGAGCGGATGCTCGGGCGGTTGCGCCGGGCGGTGCGCGCCCAGGCGCAGCGACGCGGCGAGCGTGCGGTCGCGCTGGAGTGGACGGAGGGCATCGGCGACCCTGGCGTGCTGACGATCGGCTTCGCCCGGCGCTTCGCGGAGTACAAGCGCGGCACGTTGTTGCTGCGCCACCCCGACCGGCTGCGCCGGCTGCTCCTCGCGACCGACCGTCCGGTGCAGTTCGTGTTCGCCGGCAAGGCCCATCCGCGCGACGACCTCGGCAAGGACCTGATCCGTCAGCTCGTCCACTTCGGAGGCGACCCGGACCTGCGCACCCGCCTGGTGTTCGTCGAGGACTACGACATGGACATCGCGCGCGCCCTGTACTCGGGTGTCGACGTGTGGCTCAACACCCCGCGCCGCCCCCACGAGGCGTGCGGCACGTCTGGGCAGAAGGCGGTGCTCAACGGTGCGCTGCACTGCTCGACGCTCGACGGCTGGTGGGACGAGATGTACGACGGCGAGAACGGCTTCGCCATCGGCAGCGACGATGATCTCGGCGACGTCGGTCATCAGGACGCCGCCGATGCCCAGTCGCTGTTCGACGTGATCGAACGCGGCATCGTGCCGCTGTTCTACGACCGGTCGGACGGGCCGCTGCCGCGCCGCTGGCTGGCGCGCGTGCGCCGGTCCCTGTACACATTGGGGCCGCAGGTTCTGGCCGCGCGCATGGTGCGCGAGTACGCGACCGAGCTGTACGTGCCGTTGGCCGACCGCGCCCGGGACCTGGCCGCCGACAACCACCGCCGGGCACGTGCCCTCGCGCACTGGCGCGCGCGGATCGACGACGCGTGGTCGAAGCTGCGCGTGGTCGGTGTGACCGGGGACGACTCGGCGACATCGGTCGGGACGGGCTGCGACGTCGAGGCGGTGGTCGACCTGGGCGCGCTGCGCGCCGCCGAGGTGCAGGTCGAGGTCGTGCACGGCACGGTCAATGCCGACGGGCGCATCGTCGACCCGGTCGTCGAGACGATGACCCATGTGGGCACGCGTGACGGCGCGGAGCGGTACACCGCGCATTTCACGTGCGACCACTCCGGCGAGTACGGGTACACGGTCCGCGTCGTGCCGCAACACCCGGACCTGTTGTCGTCGGCTGACACGGGCCGCGCGGTGTGGGCGACGTCGGACGCCGTGACCGCCGGATAG
- a CDS encoding aldehyde dehydrogenase family protein, whose translation MVMHVSSIVAGAAQDARRALRTNHNPARLDDAVAEVDLGDGDTMVAACEAARAAQRGWAATPAPRRGRIIQQIGRIVEANKEALARLVTDEIGKPYVEALGEVQEIIDTCDFFLGEGRRLYGQTVPSEMPDKQLFTYRMPVGAAAIITAGNFPVAVPSWYLIPALLCGNTVVWKPAEYAAAAGHALFELFVAGGLPDGVLNLVLADGKETFAGLERSLDAGLVDKVGFTGSTEVGREIGGLCGRHLQQPCLELGGKNPMVVLADADLDLAVEGALFSGFGTAGQRCTSLGTAIVADEIHDEFLRRFTQATEQAAVGDPMDAVVYGPMLDARFAERFEGWLDLIADHHRISGSSGVGRITADNPRRGFVGDPDAGIFYHPTIAAGVTADDELYRTETFGPLVGVMRCADLDEAITLANGHGYGLSAAIYTNDPRSVFRFRERVSAGMLSVNNSTSGAEAHLPFGGNGRSGNGSRLSGQWVLDQFTRWQSVNWDYAGKLQKAQMDVEDVEADLGFRLER comes from the coding sequence ATGGTGATGCACGTCAGCTCGATCGTGGCGGGTGCCGCGCAGGATGCACGTCGGGCGCTGCGGACCAACCACAATCCCGCGCGGCTCGACGATGCGGTCGCCGAAGTCGACCTCGGCGACGGCGATACGATGGTCGCGGCCTGTGAGGCCGCGCGGGCCGCGCAGCGTGGCTGGGCCGCGACGCCCGCACCGCGGCGCGGCCGCATCATCCAGCAGATCGGCCGGATCGTCGAGGCCAACAAGGAGGCCCTGGCGCGGCTGGTCACCGACGAGATCGGCAAGCCCTACGTCGAGGCGCTCGGTGAGGTCCAGGAGATCATCGACACGTGCGACTTCTTCCTGGGGGAGGGACGCCGGCTCTACGGGCAGACGGTGCCGAGCGAGATGCCCGACAAGCAGCTGTTCACCTACCGCATGCCCGTCGGCGCCGCGGCGATCATCACCGCCGGCAACTTCCCGGTCGCAGTGCCGTCGTGGTACCTGATCCCGGCGTTGCTGTGCGGCAACACCGTGGTATGGAAGCCAGCGGAGTACGCGGCGGCGGCCGGCCACGCCCTGTTCGAGCTGTTCGTCGCCGGTGGGCTGCCCGACGGGGTGCTCAACCTGGTGCTCGCCGACGGCAAGGAGACGTTCGCCGGTCTGGAACGGTCGCTGGACGCCGGGCTGGTCGACAAGGTCGGGTTCACCGGATCGACGGAGGTCGGGCGCGAGATCGGCGGGCTGTGCGGGCGGCACCTCCAGCAGCCGTGCCTGGAGCTCGGCGGCAAGAACCCGATGGTGGTGCTCGCCGACGCCGATCTCGATCTCGCCGTCGAGGGCGCCCTGTTCAGCGGATTCGGCACCGCGGGACAGCGTTGCACGTCGCTGGGCACCGCCATCGTCGCCGACGAGATCCACGACGAGTTCCTCCGGCGGTTCACGCAGGCCACCGAGCAGGCTGCGGTCGGTGACCCGATGGACGCCGTCGTGTACGGGCCGATGCTCGACGCGAGGTTCGCCGAGCGCTTCGAAGGCTGGCTGGACCTGATTGCCGACCACCACCGGATCAGCGGGTCGTCGGGAGTCGGTCGGATCACGGCCGACAACCCGCGCCGGGGCTTCGTCGGTGACCCCGACGCCGGGATCTTCTACCACCCGACGATCGCCGCGGGGGTGACGGCCGACGACGAGCTGTACCGCACCGAGACCTTCGGTCCGCTGGTCGGGGTGATGCGCTGCGCCGACCTCGACGAGGCCATCACGCTGGCCAACGGGCACGGCTACGGCCTGTCGGCGGCCATCTACACCAACGACCCCCGGAGCGTGTTCCGGTTCCGCGAGCGGGTGTCGGCCGGGATGCTCAGCGTGAACAACTCGACGTCCGGTGCCGAGGCGCATCTGCCGTTCGGCGGAAACGGCCGGTCCGGCAACGGCAGCCGGCTGTCCGGCCAGTGGGTGCTCGACCAGTTCACGCGCTGGCAGTCGGTCAACTGGGACTACGCCGGCAAGCTCCAGAAGGCGCAGATGGACGTCGAGGA